Proteins encoded by one window of Sardina pilchardus chromosome 7, fSarPil1.1, whole genome shotgun sequence:
- the zgc:171775 gene encoding STKc_p38 domain-containing protein encodes MTSPVKAGFHRFEIQKTTWDVPDRYTSLQPIGSGAYGTVCSSIDQKNKEKVAIKKLYRPFESLIFAKRAYREVKLLRHIQHDNVISLLNIFTPDSTLEKFQTFYMVMPFVAQDLGHIMKKKRLTDRIIVYLFYQILRGLKYIHSAGIIHRDLKPGNLAVDENCELKILDFGLARQTETEMTGYVVTRWYRAPEIIFNWMHYSQTVDVWSAACILAEMITGQVLFPGSDSIDQLKKILKVTGTPQPSLIQKMQSEDARSYVQSLPLQKKKDFREVFSSMDSKAVDMLEAMLLLDPETRMTAAEGLSHPYLSEFHDPETEPDSPLYDDSFESLELDTSEWKSLIHMDIMTFDPNNPRETAT; translated from the exons ATGACATCCCCTGTGAAAGCGGGCTTTCACAGATTTGAGATTCAGAAAACAACTTGGGATGTCCCCGACAGATACACGTCTTTACAACCCATTGGGTCGGGTGCCTACGGAACGGTGTG TTCTTCTATTGACCAGAAGAACAAAGAAAAAGTGGCCATAAAGAAGCTTTATCGTCCATTTGAATCATTGATTTTTGCAAAAAGGGCTTACCGTGAAGTCAAACTGCTCAGGCATATCCAACATGACAAC GTGATCTCCCTCTTGAATATCTTCACACCTGATTCCACACTGGAGAAGTTCCAGACTTT TTACATGGTAATGCCCTTTGTGGCCCAGGACCTTGGTCACATCATGAAGAAAAAGAGACTGACAGACCGAATTATCGTCTATCTATTCTATCAAATACTACGAGGGCTAAAG tacATCCATTCTGCTGGAATTATCCATCGG GATCTCAAACCTGGGAACCTGGCTGTCGATGAAAATTGTGAATTAAAG ATCCTGGATTTTGGTTTGGCTCGCCAGACAGAGACTGAGATGACCGGGTATGTGGTGACCCGCTGGTACAGAGCTCCAGAGATCATCTTCAACTGGATGCACTATAGTCAAACAG TGGACGTGTGGTCTGCAGCATGCATTCTGGCTGAGATGATCACTGGCCAGGTGCTCTTTCCTGGCAGTGATA GCATCGATCAGCTGAAGAAGATCCTGAAAGTGACAGGAACCCCTCAGCCCTCCCTGATCCAGAAGATGCAGAGTGAAGAT GCACGCTCATATGTGCAGTCCCTACCCCTTCAAAAGAAGAAAGATTTCAGGGAGGTCTTCTCCTCCATGGATTCTAAAG cggTGGACATGCTGGAGGCCATGTTGCTGTTGGACCCTGAGACCAGGATGACTGCAGCAGAGGGCCTCTCCCACCCTTACCTATCTGAGTTCCATGACCCAGAGACCGAGCCAGATTCCCCCCTTTATGATGACTCTTTTGAGAGCCTGGAGTTGGACACAAGCGAGTGGAAGA GTCTTATCCACATGGACataatgacctttgaccccaacAACCCCAGGGAGACTGCAACATAG